In one Butyrivibrio proteoclasticus B316 genomic region, the following are encoded:
- a CDS encoding histidine phosphatase family protein, producing the protein MDHFYFVRHGETVWNVENKICGATDIELTERGHLQAIETGRKILDMGIHADIILTSPLVRAKETARHISEITGIPMEVEPRVIEQNFGIWESTPRDGKEFHEAKKDMACRFGTGESMLQMAQRIYNLLDDIKAGDKEVILVAHNGIVRIVESYFRDMNNEEFSSCGIQNCEIKKYIFTNP; encoded by the coding sequence ATGGATCATTTTTACTTTGTAAGACATGGTGAAACCGTGTGGAATGTAGAAAACAAGATATGCGGAGCGACAGATATTGAGCTTACTGAAAGAGGGCATCTGCAGGCTATAGAGACAGGGCGTAAGATTCTGGATATGGGAATCCATGCAGATATTATCCTGACATCACCTCTTGTAAGAGCCAAAGAGACAGCCAGACATATTTCTGAGATAACAGGCATTCCAATGGAAGTTGAGCCTCGAGTAATAGAACAGAATTTTGGAATTTGGGAATCGACTCCCCGTGATGGAAAAGAGTTCCATGAGGCCAAAAAAGATATGGCATGCCGCTTTGGAACGGGAGAATCTATGCTTCAAATGGCTCAGAGAATCTATAATCTTCTCGATGATATCAAGGCAGGAGATAAGGAAGTTATCCTTGTAGCCCACAATGGTATCGTCAGGATTGTCGAATCGTATTTCAGGGACATGAATAATGAGGAATTCTCTTCATGCGGTATCCAGAACTGCGAAATCAAGAAATATATTTTTACAAATCCATGA
- a CDS encoding iron-containing alcohol dehydrogenase, with amino-acid sequence MSRFTLPRDIYHGKGALEALKTLEGKRAIVCVGGSSMKKGGFLQKVEDYLKEAGMEVELFEGIEPDPSVETVMKGAEAMQKFQPDWIVAIGGGSPIDAAKAMWIKYEYPETTFEDMCKVFGLPKLRTKAHFCAIPSTSGTATEVTAFSIITDYQKGIKYPIADFEITPDVAIVDPELTHTMPIKLVAHTGMDAMTHAIEAYVSTANCDYTDGLAIHAIEMIQANLVKSYNGDMESRDAMHNAQCLAGMAFSNALLGIVHSMAHKTGAVFADKGAHIIHGAANAMYLPKVIAFNAKDETAKKRYGVIADYMHLGGSNDDEKVKLLIDYLRKMNDDLNIPHSINHYGADGLPADQGFVAEDVFLERLHDIAANAILDACTGSNPRQPSQEEMEKLLKCCYYDTEVDF; translated from the coding sequence ATGTCACGTTTCACACTACCAAGGGATATCTACCACGGAAAGGGAGCGCTGGAAGCTCTTAAGACTCTCGAAGGTAAAAGAGCTATCGTATGTGTTGGTGGAAGCTCCATGAAAAAAGGAGGATTCCTTCAGAAGGTAGAAGATTACCTTAAGGAAGCCGGTATGGAAGTTGAGCTGTTTGAGGGAATTGAGCCGGATCCATCTGTTGAGACAGTTATGAAAGGTGCTGAGGCTATGCAGAAGTTCCAGCCTGACTGGATTGTTGCAATAGGCGGTGGATCACCTATCGATGCTGCCAAGGCTATGTGGATCAAATACGAGTATCCTGAGACTACTTTTGAAGATATGTGCAAGGTATTCGGACTTCCTAAGCTTCGTACAAAAGCTCATTTCTGTGCAATTCCATCTACATCCGGAACAGCTACAGAGGTTACAGCTTTTTCAATCATCACTGATTATCAGAAGGGTATCAAGTATCCTATAGCTGACTTTGAGATTACACCAGATGTTGCTATTGTTGATCCTGAACTCACACATACAATGCCAATCAAGCTTGTAGCTCATACCGGTATGGATGCCATGACCCATGCTATTGAGGCCTATGTTTCTACAGCTAATTGTGATTATACAGATGGACTTGCAATTCATGCAATTGAGATGATCCAGGCTAATCTTGTTAAATCCTATAATGGTGATATGGAATCAAGAGATGCTATGCACAACGCTCAGTGCCTTGCCGGAATGGCATTTTCAAATGCTCTTCTTGGAATTGTTCATTCTATGGCACATAAGACAGGTGCTGTTTTTGCAGATAAAGGAGCTCATATTATTCATGGTGCTGCTAATGCTATGTACCTTCCTAAGGTTATCGCATTTAATGCCAAGGATGAGACTGCTAAAAAGCGCTATGGCGTAATTGCAGATTATATGCATCTTGGCGGATCAAATGATGATGAGAAGGTTAAACTCCTCATTGATTACCTGCGCAAGATGAATGATGACCTTAACATCCCTCACAGCATCAATCACTATGGTGCAGATGGACTTCCTGCAGATCAGGGCTTTGTTGCAGAGGATGTATTCCTTGAAAGACTCCATGACATCGCAGCAAATGCAATTCTTGATGCATGTACAGGATCTAACCCTCGTCAGCCTAGTCAGGAAGAAATGGAGAAGCTCCTTAAGTGCTGCTATTATGATACAGAAGTAGATTTCTAA
- a CDS encoding DUF5067 domain-containing protein: MKKIVASVLCGVMAISMLAGCGKDNAKAADTEAVAVETSSEATSDSAESVEQASLDDTQASEEASTNEEANKYDISVIARTADLGDDVLMLDFAFTNNSDEEMSLYRLYDKATQNGVELDETASTGINDLRKKDEVFYLSEKTLPGETKNLRIVYKLTDLNTPVVVEGKDGMFKYYIQLADAVTETDGEVIVATPYAVESAIQADIELALLGVDKLHDDSGAFYVISTITNTTDEELDLKKIGAKAVQNGKELEKIHAGGWDVRNKLQPGESDMIISCFGTNEVGEIEFSLLDSSNMNSVIASGTYTPEELFQNSEDFNNNVFDSSVYIDRFTLLDTIVGKFVTDMKDEMSK; encoded by the coding sequence ATGAAAAAAATTGTTGCAAGTGTTTTATGTGGGGTGATGGCCATATCTATGCTGGCCGGATGTGGTAAAGATAATGCAAAAGCTGCAGATACAGAAGCCGTTGCTGTTGAAACATCTTCTGAAGCTACGTCGGATTCTGCCGAGAGTGTTGAGCAAGCATCATTGGACGACACTCAGGCTTCAGAAGAAGCTTCTACTAACGAGGAAGCCAACAAATATGATATTTCAGTCATCGCAAGAACAGCTGATCTTGGTGATGATGTTCTGATGCTTGATTTCGCATTTACAAACAATTCAGATGAGGAAATGTCACTTTACAGACTGTATGATAAAGCTACTCAGAATGGAGTAGAACTTGATGAAACAGCATCTACCGGAATCAATGATCTCAGGAAAAAGGATGAAGTTTTCTATCTTTCAGAAAAAACTCTTCCCGGTGAAACCAAGAATCTTAGAATTGTATACAAATTAACTGATCTTAATACACCTGTTGTAGTAGAAGGTAAAGACGGAATGTTTAAATACTACATCCAGCTTGCAGATGCTGTAACAGAAACTGATGGAGAAGTAATTGTAGCTACTCCTTATGCAGTTGAAAGTGCAATTCAGGCTGATATAGAATTAGCTCTTCTTGGAGTTGACAAATTGCATGATGACAGTGGTGCATTTTATGTAATTTCAACTATTACTAACACAACTGATGAAGAACTTGACCTTAAGAAGATAGGCGCAAAAGCTGTTCAGAACGGCAAAGAACTTGAGAAAATCCATGCTGGTGGATGGGATGTAAGAAATAAATTACAGCCTGGCGAATCAGACATGATCATCAGTTGCTTTGGAACAAATGAAGTTGGTGAAATTGAGTTTTCACTTCTTGATTCTTCTAATATGAACAGTGTAATTGCATCAGGAACATACACACCTGAGGAACTCTTCCAGAATTCAGAAGATTTCAATAACAATGTCTTTGATTCATCAGTATATATCGACAGATTTACACTTCTTGACACAATAGTTGGCAAGTTTGTAACTGATATGAAAGATGAAATGAGCAAATAA